The Candidatus Binatia bacterium genome has a window encoding:
- a CDS encoding MATE family efflux transporter, whose protein sequence is MAEAKPDGTEDWSGPGSGYRQILALGWPVALSNSTIALFLVANLYWIGHLGTTAVAAVSLCGHVLFILFGFTQVVHTGTVALVSRGVGSGDREGAWFAAMHAIALGVGMGLVLFGLAPWIAPAAIGFFGVSEEVRSLAIPYLSISLFSQVLMFLGMAMGAAYQAAGDTQTPMWINVGAVAINVVIDPLFIFAPGEEFLFGVDIGWLGLGVPGAAIADIVAHVFGMSFFVAWSWWRSWPLPRPSGARLRFKISEFARIIRIGVPASISMMARPVSTFILLRVIASFGDASVAAFGVALRAFNLNWIPLAGLTAAIATLVGQNLGAQLPDQAARAVGRGLRISIALGFVFMIFYGSVAEQFIAFFDDSPEVVSIGSSFLRILAVSMWASSATVPLVAAMNGAGDTRAPMLAAFISNWPIKLPLAWALAVPLGYGLDGVWTAMFVSIVLEAVLIIGWFRTGRWKLKQV, encoded by the coding sequence ATGGCTGAGGCGAAACCGGACGGTACAGAAGATTGGTCCGGTCCGGGATCCGGCTATCGTCAGATTCTGGCTTTGGGTTGGCCCGTAGCGTTGTCGAACTCCACAATCGCTCTCTTCCTCGTCGCGAATCTCTATTGGATCGGCCACCTCGGAACGACGGCTGTCGCCGCGGTCTCCCTCTGCGGCCATGTGCTCTTTATTCTTTTCGGTTTTACGCAAGTGGTTCATACCGGAACCGTGGCGCTGGTTTCCCGCGGTGTCGGGAGTGGTGATCGCGAAGGGGCGTGGTTCGCCGCGATGCATGCGATCGCGCTCGGCGTGGGCATGGGCCTTGTTCTTTTCGGGTTGGCGCCGTGGATCGCTCCGGCAGCGATCGGCTTTTTCGGTGTGAGTGAGGAGGTCCGTTCGCTGGCCATCCCCTATCTTTCGATCTCGCTTTTTTCGCAGGTCCTGATGTTTCTCGGGATGGCGATGGGCGCCGCCTACCAAGCGGCGGGTGATACCCAGACACCGATGTGGATCAACGTAGGTGCCGTCGCGATCAATGTCGTGATTGATCCGCTGTTTATTTTTGCTCCCGGCGAAGAATTTCTTTTCGGTGTCGACATCGGATGGTTGGGTTTGGGTGTTCCGGGGGCGGCGATTGCGGATATTGTGGCGCACGTCTTCGGGATGAGTTTTTTTGTCGCGTGGAGCTGGTGGCGCTCCTGGCCGCTTCCACGGCCTTCGGGCGCGCGACTGCGTTTTAAAATCTCCGAGTTTGCGCGCATTATCAGGATCGGTGTGCCGGCAAGTATATCAATGATGGCCCGCCCGGTCTCGACTTTTATTCTGTTGCGCGTGATCGCCTCTTTTGGCGATGCATCGGTTGCGGCTTTCGGAGTGGCTCTGCGGGCCTTTAATCTGAACTGGATTCCGCTGGCCGGGCTGACCGCGGCGATCGCGACTTTGGTGGGCCAGAATCTCGGCGCACAACTTCCGGATCAGGCTGCCCGTGCGGTGGGTCGTGGTCTGCGAATCTCGATTGCGCTGGGTTTTGTGTTCATGATTTTTTATGGATCGGTGGCAGAGCAGTTCATCGCCTTCTTCGACGATTCGCCCGAAGTGGTCTCGATCGGCAGCAGCTTCTTGCGGATTCTCGCAGTCAGCATGTGGGCGAGTTCGGCAACGGTCCCTCTGGTGGCGGCGATGAACGGCGCCGGCGATACTCGCGCGCCCATGTTGGCTGCCTTCATCTCGAATTGGCCGATCAAGCTTCCTCTGGCCTGGGCTTTGGCGGTGCCTCTGGGCTATGGCCTCGATGGGGTCTGGACAGCCATGTTCGTCTCGATTGTGCTCGAGGCGGTCCTGATTATCGGTTGGTTCCGTACCGGACGTTGGAAGCTGAAGCAGGTCTGA
- a CDS encoding DUF3604 domain-containing protein yields the protein MVLLLFAGLLVAVVVAGRGTFGTVEDRGSPAGNARSPESLREGERTQAAAARAVGREDGRQILFGDLHVHTTFSADAFTFSLPMVGGEGGHPPSDACDFARHCAALDFFSINDHAGNLSERRWVETVEAIRQCNAVSGASDDLVAFLGWEWTQAGPTRETHFGHKNVILRDTEDGHIPTRPIAATKNAGENVGELGLLPRGAAALLMGGRFHDWAAYLTETEAIRDCPTGVSVRDLPTDCREAVATPAELFEKLDDWGYPSLVIPHGTSWGAYTPAGASWDKQLVDGNHDPARQTLIEVYSGHGDSEVYRDWRAVDLGPDGTVICPSPRPNYLPSCWRAGQIIEARCLNEGTDATICEERAALARARHLEGGMAGHLVVPGVLPEDWLDAGQCQDCREPSFNYRPASSAQYILALGDFSEPGPPARFRMGLMASSDNHFARSGSGYKEVARRGMTESMASGPVDESLGVLSSVILPPPSEPLPNSIPFAEAIETASGFQRFEAERASSFLITGGLIAVHAEGRDRDAVWDGMQRREVYGTSGPRILLWFDWLEADGRRLPMGSEGLSSRNPRFEVRAVGSLVQKPGCPEESLSSLGAADVARLCKGECYYPTDERRPLSRIEVVRIRPQIKAGEPIGELIEDPWRVFPCSGDRAGCMATFEDPEFRESGREAVYYVRAFEEPMPGINADNLRCERDEAGACIHVSTCPQSTGDECLAPHEPRAWSSPIFISQP from the coding sequence GTGGTTCTCCTGCTATTTGCCGGCTTGTTGGTCGCGGTTGTCGTCGCTGGCCGTGGCACTTTTGGTACCGTCGAAGACCGTGGGAGTCCCGCAGGCAATGCTCGCAGCCCGGAGAGCCTGCGCGAGGGAGAGCGAACGCAGGCCGCGGCCGCCAGAGCTGTTGGTCGCGAAGATGGACGGCAAATTCTTTTTGGTGATTTGCACGTGCATACCACCTTTTCTGCCGATGCCTTCACCTTCAGCCTGCCGATGGTGGGGGGCGAGGGCGGGCATCCGCCGTCGGACGCCTGCGATTTTGCCAGGCATTGCGCCGCTCTGGATTTCTTCTCGATCAATGACCATGCAGGGAATCTTTCGGAACGTCGTTGGGTGGAGACGGTCGAGGCCATTCGGCAATGCAATGCTGTCTCCGGAGCGTCGGATGATCTGGTCGCCTTTTTGGGTTGGGAATGGACGCAGGCCGGGCCGACTCGTGAGACCCATTTCGGGCACAAGAATGTCATCTTGCGTGATACCGAAGACGGCCACATCCCGACGCGTCCGATCGCAGCGACCAAGAATGCGGGAGAGAATGTCGGCGAACTCGGCCTACTGCCGCGTGGCGCTGCGGCCCTGCTGATGGGGGGGCGCTTCCATGACTGGGCGGCCTATCTGACCGAGACCGAGGCCATTCGGGATTGTCCGACCGGCGTGTCGGTGCGTGATTTGCCCACCGATTGCCGTGAGGCGGTCGCGACGCCCGCCGAGCTTTTCGAAAAACTCGATGATTGGGGCTATCCGTCGCTCGTAATCCCGCATGGAACCAGCTGGGGCGCTTACACTCCGGCGGGTGCGAGTTGGGACAAGCAGCTGGTCGACGGCAACCATGATCCGGCACGGCAGACCCTGATCGAGGTCTATTCCGGCCATGGCGACTCGGAGGTCTACCGAGATTGGCGTGCGGTTGATCTCGGGCCGGATGGCACGGTGATTTGTCCGAGCCCGCGACCCAACTATCTCCCGTCCTGCTGGCGGGCCGGCCAGATCATTGAAGCGCGCTGCCTGAACGAAGGCACGGACGCGACCATTTGTGAGGAGCGCGCCGCGCTGGCACGGGCGCGACATCTCGAAGGCGGCATGGCGGGTCATCTGGTCGTTCCCGGGGTCCTTCCGGAAGATTGGTTGGATGCGGGCCAATGCCAGGATTGTCGTGAACCGAGCTTCAATTACCGACCCGCAAGTTCCGCACAATATATTCTCGCACTAGGGGATTTCTCCGAGCCTGGTCCGCCGGCTCGATTTCGGATGGGATTGATGGCGTCGAGCGATAATCATTTCGCGCGATCGGGATCCGGCTACAAGGAAGTGGCACGGCGGGGGATGACGGAGTCAATGGCTTCGGGGCCTGTGGATGAAAGCCTCGGTGTCCTCAGCTCGGTCATCTTGCCGCCCCCGAGTGAGCCGCTGCCCAATTCGATCCCCTTTGCCGAAGCGATCGAGACCGCCTCGGGGTTTCAGCGTTTCGAAGCCGAACGGGCCAGCTCATTTCTGATCACCGGCGGTTTGATTGCCGTGCATGCCGAGGGTCGGGACCGCGATGCCGTATGGGACGGCATGCAGCGGCGAGAAGTGTACGGCACCAGCGGACCACGCATTCTTCTTTGGTTCGATTGGCTGGAGGCCGACGGTCGAAGATTGCCGATGGGCAGTGAGGGGTTGTCCTCTCGGAATCCGCGATTTGAGGTTCGTGCGGTCGGCTCTCTGGTGCAGAAGCCTGGCTGTCCCGAGGAGTCCTTGAGCTCTCTCGGCGCCGCGGACGTGGCACGCCTCTGCAAGGGCGAGTGTTATTATCCCACGGATGAGCGGCGACCGCTGAGTCGCATCGAGGTCGTGCGGATTCGCCCGCAAATCAAGGCCGGCGAGCCGATCGGCGAATTGATCGAAGATCCTTGGCGCGTTTTTCCCTGCTCGGGCGATCGAGCGGGTTGCATGGCGACTTTTGAAGACCCGGAGTTTCGTGAAAGCGGTCGGGAAGCAGTGTATTACGTGCGGGCGTTCGAGGAACCGATGCCCGGTATCAATGCGGACAATCTTCGTTGCGAGCGGGATGAGGCGGGGGCCTGCATCCATGTGTCCACATGTCCGCAAAGCACAGGTGATGAGTGCCTGGCTCCCCACGAGCCTCGCGCATGGTCGTCGCCGATCTTTATTTCCCAGCCGTAG
- a CDS encoding SDR family NAD(P)-dependent oxidoreductase translates to MSNDSNQKIRTYKDAVALITGGASGIGAAIAKDLVRRGASVILADRQLEAAQTLATSLGAKAEAVALDVRDADQFASVVEGTKARHGRIDYFFNNAGIGIGGPVQDHSLEDWRYTIDVNILGVVYGVHAVLPILREQGFGHIINTASMAGQIPCPGLTAYATTKHAVVGLSRSLRAESAQAGVQVSAFCPGVIQTEILNKGGTFGRSMGWADAEPDAEQLAKTKPMDADAFAREALDRVAANDEIIILPRRWYMMARFDKLFPRLFSSFIANRFASEASRLERRAASATAGK, encoded by the coding sequence ATGAGTAACGATTCGAACCAGAAAATTCGCACCTACAAGGATGCGGTCGCCCTGATCACAGGAGGCGCCTCCGGAATCGGTGCGGCCATCGCCAAGGATCTGGTTCGCCGCGGTGCCTCTGTCATTCTCGCCGACCGCCAATTGGAGGCGGCGCAGACATTGGCAACCTCCCTGGGCGCCAAGGCCGAGGCCGTCGCCCTCGACGTGCGGGACGCCGATCAATTTGCCAGCGTCGTGGAAGGCACCAAGGCTCGGCACGGACGAATCGATTACTTCTTCAACAACGCCGGCATCGGCATCGGTGGCCCGGTACAAGATCATAGCCTCGAGGACTGGCGCTATACGATCGACGTCAATATTCTCGGCGTCGTCTATGGCGTTCATGCTGTCTTGCCCATTCTACGCGAGCAGGGCTTCGGCCATATCATCAACACCGCCTCGATGGCGGGCCAGATCCCCTGCCCCGGGCTGACAGCTTACGCCACAACCAAACATGCTGTCGTCGGACTCTCCCGCTCACTCCGCGCCGAGTCCGCACAGGCCGGCGTGCAGGTCAGCGCCTTTTGTCCCGGCGTGATTCAGACCGAGATTCTGAACAAGGGCGGCACATTCGGACGCAGCATGGGCTGGGCCGACGCAGAGCCTGATGCCGAACAACTGGCGAAGACCAAGCCGATGGACGCCGATGCCTTTGCTCGCGAAGCCCTGGACCGTGTCGCCGCCAATGATGAGATCATCATCCTGCCGCGTCGATGGTATATGATGGCGCGGTTCGACAAACTCTTTCCGCGCTTGTTCAGCTCCTTTATCGCCAACCGCTTTGCCAGCGAGGCCTCCCGCCTCGAAAGGCGTGCCGCCAGCGCTACGGCTGGGAAATAA
- a CDS encoding TetR/AcrR family transcriptional regulator, which translates to MSEKATQSSPRFPGVRAPQPLLDAEAEHRLTDRQKEILDELETAGAEDGFASQTMAEIAARMNCSLRTLYGIAPTRDELLLIAVDRRLRRIGRKAIEKLDPTLSPLELLRAYLEGANAAVQRQTFTLSRDFATVSGSRRLADSHENYVISVVQKLLDRAVSETQIRPVDTAAVAHILGGFGREFTKPDIVDMIDGTPDEAANLLTDVLLRGLVARQP; encoded by the coding sequence GCGAGAAGGCCACCCAGTCGAGCCCCCGATTCCCCGGGGTCCGGGCCCCGCAACCTCTCCTCGATGCCGAGGCCGAGCATCGCCTGACAGATCGACAGAAGGAGATTCTCGACGAACTGGAGACCGCCGGCGCCGAGGATGGGTTTGCCTCCCAAACCATGGCGGAGATCGCCGCCCGCATGAATTGCTCGTTGCGGACGCTTTATGGCATCGCCCCGACACGTGACGAACTCTTGCTGATTGCGGTGGACCGCCGGCTCCGCCGCATCGGGCGCAAGGCCATCGAGAAGCTGGATCCGACGCTTTCCCCCCTGGAGCTTCTGCGCGCTTACCTCGAGGGCGCCAACGCAGCCGTACAACGACAAACCTTTACGTTGTCGAGGGACTTCGCAACGGTCAGCGGCTCTCGCCGACTGGCAGATTCACACGAAAATTATGTAATCTCAGTGGTGCAAAAACTTCTGGATCGCGCCGTATCCGAGACCCAGATCCGCCCCGTGGACACGGCTGCGGTTGCTCATATTCTCGGAGGCTTCGGGCGCGAATTCACCAAACCCGATATCGTCGACATGATCGACGGGACCCCCGACGAGGCCGCCAACCTCCTGACCGACGTCCTGCTTCGCGGCCTGGTTGCCCGCCAGCCCTGA
- a CDS encoding 1,4-dihydroxy-2-naphthoyl-CoA synthase — MVSETFDAKLWAEVPGFDFTDITYHRAHAHGTVRIAFDRPDVRNAFRPRTVDELYRALDHARMSTDVGCVILTGNGPSAKDGGWAFCSGGDQRIRGRDGYKYAEGDDAASIDPAKTGRLHILEVQRLVRMMPKVVIAVVPGWAVGGGHSLHVTADLTLASREHAIFKQTDTDVASFDGGFGSAYLARQVGQKRAREIFFLGRSYSATEAHQMGMVNEVVPHAELENTALEWGREINTKSPTGQRMAKFAFNLIDDGLVGQQVFAGEATRLAYMTDEAEEGRDAFLEKRPRDFSRFPWHF, encoded by the coding sequence ATGGTTTCCGAGACGTTTGATGCAAAATTATGGGCAGAAGTCCCCGGCTTCGACTTTACCGATATCACTTATCATCGCGCCCATGCGCACGGCACGGTCCGTATTGCTTTCGATCGGCCCGATGTGCGCAATGCCTTTCGTCCACGGACCGTGGATGAACTCTACCGGGCGCTCGACCATGCGCGGATGTCGACCGATGTCGGCTGCGTGATTTTGACGGGCAACGGCCCCTCGGCAAAGGATGGCGGCTGGGCTTTCTGCTCAGGTGGGGATCAGCGGATCCGCGGCCGTGACGGGTATAAATACGCCGAAGGCGACGATGCAGCGAGCATTGATCCCGCGAAGACCGGGCGATTGCATATTCTGGAAGTCCAGCGACTGGTGCGCATGATGCCGAAAGTCGTGATCGCGGTTGTGCCCGGTTGGGCGGTTGGCGGTGGCCATAGCTTGCACGTCACAGCGGACCTGACGCTCGCTTCGCGCGAGCATGCGATTTTCAAGCAGACGGATACGGATGTGGCTTCCTTTGATGGCGGTTTTGGCTCGGCGTATCTGGCGAGACAGGTGGGCCAGAAGCGAGCTCGCGAGATTTTCTTTCTCGGGCGCAGCTATTCAGCGACCGAGGCCCATCAGATGGGGATGGTCAATGAAGTGGTCCCTCATGCGGAGTTGGAGAATACCGCGCTGGAGTGGGGGCGCGAGATCAATACCAAGAGTCCGACGGGGCAGCGGATGGCCAAATTTGCCTTCAATCTGATCGATGATGGCTTGGTGGGACAGCAGGTCTTTGCCGGCGAAGCGACGCGTCTTGCCTATATGACCGACGAGGCCGAAGAGGGGCGGGATGCCTTTCTGGAGAAGCGTCCGCGGGACTTCTCGCGCTTTCCCTGGCACTTCTGA
- a CDS encoding MaoC family dehydratase — MSDSAAAKAYELWKAVEGTEESTGEWMEITQDRINQFADVTEDHQFIHVDPEAAKATPFGTTIAHGFLTLSMLTHLDALTPNTAEPGRYDGITMGINYGFDKVRFPSPVPVGSKIRVHRMLSRVTLKGTSLETMRTMTVQVEGSDRPAVVAEWVTRLMFSS; from the coding sequence ATGTCCGATAGTGCCGCTGCGAAAGCCTATGAGTTGTGGAAAGCCGTCGAAGGAACCGAGGAGTCTACCGGTGAATGGATGGAGATCACTCAGGATCGCATCAATCAATTCGCCGATGTGACCGAAGACCATCAGTTCATCCACGTGGACCCGGAGGCGGCCAAGGCCACGCCTTTCGGCACCACGATTGCCCACGGGTTTCTTACCCTCTCGATGCTCACGCACCTCGACGCATTGACGCCGAATACGGCCGAGCCAGGACGCTATGATGGCATAACCATGGGGATCAATTACGGCTTCGACAAAGTTCGTTTCCCCAGTCCGGTTCCTGTTGGCAGCAAGATTCGCGTCCACCGGATGCTCTCTCGCGTGACGTTGAAGGGAACCTCGCTGGAGACCATGCGCACAATGACCGTTCAGGTCGAGGGGTCCGACCGGCCTGCCGTCGTGGCCGAGTGGGTGACTCGATTGATGTTCTCTTCCTGA
- a CDS encoding NAD(P)/FAD-dependent oxidoreductase: MDQPHEQFDAVIIGSGPNGLAAGVALAREGASVLVLEGASRLGGGADTREITLPGFRHDICSAAHPMGILSPFFRELPLEEHGLEWVKPGASVAHPLDDRPAGMLWRSLDRTVEELGSDGPRYRSLLEPLLANGQGLLKDALGPLSFPEDPVSFVRFGLRAMWPASLLAKTLFREETARALLAGCAGHSILPLSQPMTSALGVLFALTAHLEDWPVAKGGSDAITAALASLLRASGGELRTDHPVASARDLPPAKVYLFDTDPHQLARIAGDALPAGYRKRLQRYRFGPGVFKLDLAMDGPIPWKDPRCSEASTVHVGGTLDEVAASEAAMWRGDHSEKPFVLVVQQSNFDPTRAPQGSGTGYAYCHVPANSTEDMTGAIESQIERFAPGFRDRIQARHIMRTTDFAAMNPNYVGGAITGGVADLAQLFTRPVARLDPYSTPNPRIFICSASTPPGGGVHGMCGWHAARSAQGQLEKQTFQPFA; the protein is encoded by the coding sequence ATGGACCAGCCCCATGAGCAATTCGATGCGGTAATTATTGGATCGGGTCCCAACGGGCTCGCTGCCGGAGTCGCGTTGGCGCGAGAAGGCGCCTCCGTGCTGGTGCTCGAGGGCGCGTCCCGTCTGGGCGGCGGCGCGGATACCCGCGAGATCACGTTGCCGGGGTTCCGTCACGATATTTGTTCTGCAGCCCATCCGATGGGGATTCTTTCGCCCTTTTTCAGGGAGCTCCCTCTCGAAGAACATGGTTTGGAGTGGGTCAAGCCCGGCGCATCGGTCGCGCATCCGCTGGATGATCGACCGGCTGGCATGTTGTGGCGATCACTGGATCGGACGGTGGAGGAACTCGGCTCGGACGGACCCCGATATCGATCCTTGCTGGAGCCCTTGTTGGCGAACGGGCAGGGTTTGCTGAAAGACGCTTTGGGGCCCCTGAGCTTCCCCGAGGATCCAGTTTCCTTTGTTCGTTTCGGGTTGCGCGCGATGTGGCCCGCCAGCCTTCTGGCAAAGACCTTGTTTCGCGAGGAAACCGCACGGGCGCTTCTGGCGGGATGTGCCGGGCATTCGATCCTACCCCTCTCGCAGCCCATGACATCGGCGCTGGGCGTCCTCTTTGCGCTGACGGCCCATCTCGAAGACTGGCCCGTCGCCAAAGGGGGGTCGGATGCGATCACCGCGGCCTTGGCCTCCTTGCTGCGTGCGTCCGGCGGGGAACTGCGCACCGACCATCCGGTTGCATCGGCCCGCGATCTACCCCCGGCAAAAGTCTACCTCTTCGATACGGACCCGCACCAGTTGGCCCGAATCGCAGGGGATGCGTTGCCCGCTGGCTACCGCAAGCGCTTGCAGCGCTACCGCTTCGGGCCGGGCGTTTTCAAATTGGATCTCGCGATGGACGGACCCATCCCCTGGAAAGATCCCCGTTGCTCTGAAGCATCGACGGTTCATGTGGGCGGGACCCTGGATGAAGTCGCGGCCAGCGAGGCCGCAATGTGGCGCGGCGACCATAGCGAGAAGCCCTTCGTGCTGGTGGTGCAGCAAAGTAATTTCGATCCGACGCGAGCGCCTCAGGGCAGCGGCACAGGCTACGCTTACTGCCATGTGCCGGCGAATTCGACCGAGGATATGACCGGCGCGATCGAATCCCAGATCGAGCGCTTCGCGCCGGGTTTTCGAGATCGAATTCAGGCGCGCCATATCATGAGGACGACGGATTTTGCGGCGATGAATCCGAACTATGTGGGTGGAGCGATCACAGGAGGGGTAGCGGATCTGGCGCAGCTATTTACGCGCCCCGTAGCGCGCCTCGACCCCTATTCCACACCCAATCCACGTATCTTCATCTGTTCGGCCTCGACGCCGCCGGGCGGGGGCGTGCATGGGATGTGCGGCTGGCATGCCGCCCGAAGCGCCCAGGGGCAGCTCGAGAAGCAGACCTTCCAACCCTTTGCCTGA
- a CDS encoding DUF3556 domain-containing protein, which produces MSETQDFETTDDIHEMRAQPYARQLHTICMRWAMGKIATPIGVYIGYLVKYLLLFIGGWWLCCLAIPGAGGWSDFSTWALTGAAFQKAVLWCLFYEGIGLGCSSGPMTGRILPPIGGILHFARPGTTRLPLFPQMPLCGGFRRSRLDVALYFAIYAFLLHGLIAAEITSAMILPLVILLPILALRDKTTFAAFRGDHYYLALVALWYIDTPGEAWIAGNKAVWFGVWFWAATSKLNQHFPSIIAVMLTNSPFIPTSIHRRLFKDFPKDMRPSSVAATLAHFGTFAEYAFPIVLLWSAGGPMTPYALIAMVLFHSFIAGNAPSGMPVEWNIMMVYGGFVLFGHFAEVPLMALIGTPWLLGFLLAMLVFVPLLGNFAPQHVSFLQAMRYYAGNWAYSIWLFRDDSIDRLHLLTKGIPTMKEQLARLVEDEDEVAMSCAMTPAFRLMHIQGRAAHVPLAIAGGDMSRYEWQDGEMVAGMVLGWNFGDGHLHDEQLLDAVQEQCHFEEGELRVVLVESQPLLGRSMAWRVVDAKTGQMAEGESMIKDMIEWQPWPTGPRAEAFK; this is translated from the coding sequence ATGAGCGAAACACAGGACTTTGAAACCACCGACGATATCCACGAAATGCGGGCGCAGCCCTATGCCCGGCAGCTCCACACGATTTGCATGCGTTGGGCGATGGGGAAGATCGCGACGCCGATCGGCGTCTATATCGGCTACCTTGTAAAATACCTGCTGCTCTTTATCGGCGGCTGGTGGCTTTGCTGCCTTGCCATCCCGGGAGCTGGCGGCTGGAGCGACTTCAGCACCTGGGCCTTGACCGGCGCCGCGTTCCAGAAGGCCGTGCTATGGTGTCTGTTCTACGAGGGAATCGGGCTGGGTTGCTCCTCGGGGCCGATGACCGGCCGCATTCTGCCTCCGATCGGGGGCATTCTGCACTTTGCGAGGCCGGGAACCACACGCCTCCCCCTCTTTCCCCAGATGCCGCTCTGCGGAGGATTCCGCCGCAGCCGCCTCGACGTGGCGCTCTACTTCGCCATCTACGCATTCCTGCTGCATGGGCTGATCGCGGCCGAAATCACATCGGCAATGATTCTGCCGCTGGTCATTCTTCTGCCCATTCTTGCCTTGCGCGACAAAACGACCTTCGCCGCCTTTCGCGGGGACCACTATTATCTGGCGCTGGTCGCACTCTGGTATATCGATACACCCGGCGAGGCCTGGATCGCGGGCAACAAGGCCGTCTGGTTCGGCGTCTGGTTCTGGGCCGCCACCTCCAAGCTCAATCAACACTTTCCCTCGATCATCGCTGTGATGTTGACCAATAGCCCGTTTATTCCGACATCCATCCACCGGCGACTCTTCAAGGACTTCCCGAAAGATATGCGCCCATCCTCGGTTGCGGCGACGCTCGCACATTTCGGCACCTTCGCTGAGTACGCTTTCCCTATCGTCCTTCTCTGGAGCGCGGGGGGCCCCATGACGCCGTATGCCCTGATCGCCATGGTGCTCTTTCATTCCTTCATCGCCGGCAATGCACCAAGCGGCATGCCGGTGGAGTGGAATATCATGATGGTCTATGGGGGGTTTGTTCTCTTCGGACACTTTGCCGAAGTCCCTCTGATGGCCCTGATCGGAACCCCCTGGTTACTCGGTTTCCTTCTCGCCATGCTGGTCTTTGTCCCTTTATTGGGGAACTTCGCACCGCAGCACGTCTCGTTTCTGCAGGCGATGCGTTATTACGCCGGCAACTGGGCCTACAGCATCTGGCTTTTCCGTGACGATTCGATCGACAGGCTGCACCTGCTGACCAAAGGGATCCCCACCATGAAGGAACAGTTGGCTCGGCTCGTCGAGGACGAGGATGAGGTTGCGATGTCCTGTGCCATGACCCCGGCTTTTCGGCTTATGCATATTCAGGGACGCGCAGCGCACGTGCCTCTGGCCATCGCCGGTGGTGATATGAGCCGTTACGAATGGCAGGATGGTGAAATGGTTGCTGGCATGGTGCTCGGATGGAACTTCGGGGATGGCCACCTCCACGACGAGCAACTGCTCGATGCGGTACAGGAGCAATGCCATTTCGAAGAGGGCGAATTACGAGTCGTTCTGGTCGAGTCGCAGCCACTGCTTGGCCGCTCCATGGCCTGGCGGGTCGTGGATGCAAAAACGGGCCAGATGGCCGAGGGCGAATCCATGATCAAGGATATGATCGAGTGGCAGCCCTGGCCAACCGGCCCGCGTGCAGAAGCCTTCAAATAG